The DNA sequence AGGCCCCGGCCGGCGGGTTCCCGCAGGTGCAACCCGACAACTTCGCCATCAGCAACTCCATTGACGAGAAGTTGAAGGCGCCGTACACGATGAACACGAACTTCAGTGTTTCGCGCGAATTCGCGGGAGGGCTCATGGTCGAGGGCTCGTACATAGGCCGGCTTTCGCGGCGCTCGCTGATCAACTTCGATCTGGCGATGCCCACCAACTTGCGCGATCCAGCTTCGGGCCAGACGTACTTCCAGGCGGCGCAACAACTGGCGCTGCATGCGCGTGCGGGTACGGACATTGGGAACGTCAAACCAATTCCATTCTGGGAGAACATGTGGCCCGGTGCCGCCGGAGGCGGACTCTCGGCCACTCAGAACATCTACGACCTGTTCGCCGGTACCTACCCGGACATCACCACGGCGCTCAGCGCACTGGATTTGCCGGATGAGACCGGACAGTGCTTCCCGTCGTGCAGCAAGCTGGGCCCGTACACCATGTTCAATAGTCAGTTCTCTTCGCTGGCCGCGGCGCGTTCCGTGGGCAAGGGCTACTATCACGCCATGCAGTGGACGGTGCGGAAGCGTTTCTCCACGGTCCAGCTCGACTTCAACTACACGTATGGCAAGTCGATCGACTACTCCTCCGCTCGCGAAGTGGCCTCAGCCACCGGCGGACAGGTGATCAACTCCTGGAATGCTCGCCAGATGAAGGACGTTTCGGATTACGACGTCACGCACCTGGTGAGTGCGTTGGGCGTTTGGGAACTTCCAGTGGGCAAGGGTAAGCGTTGGCTGAGCAGCCCAACTCCTCTAGTTGACAATCTATTGGGGGGCTGGCAACTGAGCGGTATCTGGCGGCAATCCAGCGGCTTCCCGACAGGCGCGGTGGCCAACGGCGTGTGGCCGACCAACTGGAACGTGACGAGCTTCGCTTCGCAGACAGGTTTGGTGCCCAAGACCGGCACCGCCAAGAACGCACCGGCGGCCATTGACGGAGCTGCGGGCGGCCCGAATATGTTCTCCGATCCGGCGACCGCCATCGCGGGATATGACTACTCCCTACCCGGCGACAGCGGCCAGAGGAACGGTCTGCGTGGAGACGGGTTCTTCACCATCGACCTGGGCCTGGCCAAGCGGTTCACGCTGTTCACGCACCGTGACGTGCCGCACACCCTGCAGTTCCGGGCCGAGGCGTTCAACGTGACCAATACGGTTCGCTTCGATGTGGCGACCTCGAACACGGATATCAACGATCCGGGCTCGTTCGGGAAGTACACGTCACAATTCGGCAGCCCGCGCGTCTTCCAGTTCGCGCTGCGCTACGAGTTCTGAGGCTGGCGGATTCAGGGGCGGCGGAGCATCGCGGCCCCTGGATTCTTGCTGTTCTACACCACACTCAATTCGAGTTCCACGGCGGACACGGAGCCGGCCGGGAACGTCCACTTCGGTGCGGGCCCCGCGGCGAGCGCGGTCTCCTTGGGTTTGAAAGCGCCCGGCTGATCCAGGCCAACATATTGGCGCAGATCATCCGGAGCGATTGCGACCACACGTCCGCCTTGAATCGCCTTGCCCTTCACCGCGAACGCCGCTTCGACCGACCCGCGGTAATTCAGGTTCGCCACATGCAGGTAGATGCGGTTGTCCGCGCGGCTGGCAGCGATGTCCAGTCCGGATGGAGCGCTCGACACGGCGACGCCCTGCTTGCCGTTGTACCTCTTGAACAAACGGGCGATGGAGCCCACCGGCATCGGATACGTGATGCCTCGCGGAGTCTGCAGAGTTAGCGCGTTCACGGTCCAGCGATTGCCCTGAAAGTCGGCGGCGGTGGCGATCTTCACCAACGCGCCGTGGCGTTGATAGATGTTCAGCGATCGGGCGTGATAGGCGGCGGTGAGCCACTCGGCCAGGATCGGGTTTGCGTTGTGCGGCGCCAGGCTCAGGTGGCCTTCGGTGACCGCGATGCCCTTCTTCAGTCCTGACGCAATAATGACGTCCTCCAGCTCCTTCACGCGGGTCTCCACGTTGTTTGAGAGTTCCAGCAGCTCCTCCCAAGCGCGCTCGGGTTCCTTCTGGTAGCGGAGGCCCTTCAGTACGGTGTCAGGCCGCTTGGGGCTCTGACCCATCAGGTGGATGGCGACCATGTCGATGTGTTCGCCAGCCTGTTTCAACAGCTCACCAGCCCACAGGTCCTCGGTCTTCTTGTGGCGATCGCCCCAACCGATGAGTTGGATCGAGGGATCGCGCTGCCGCATGGCCCGCGCGAACTCGATGGTGTGCTGGATGGACTGCTCGCGGCTAAAGGTCGCCTCCCCATAGGATGTTTCGTTGCCGATCTGCCAGAGCCGGATGTTGAGCGGATTGGCGGCGCCGTTCTTCCTGCGCTCAGCATTGCCGGGGTCGTTTGCGTAGGAGACCCAGTCGGCGGCCTCGCGTGCATCGGCGGTGCGGTCGCCTTCCGGTGTGTTGTGGAAGCGCTGCTCGCCATCGGCCAGGAAGTTGACGCAGTAAAGCGGCTCGGCTCCGACACGTCGGCAATAGTCGACAAACTCGTGGGTACCGACGCGGTTGGTCTCCTTGCCGCCCCAGAAGTAGTTGCGGATGGAGGGCCGCTTCGAGGCTGGACCAATACCTTCGCGCCATTTGTAGTGGCGCGAGTAGAGCCCGCCGAAACGGACCACATCGGGGGCGAGGTCGCGCGTGGCTTCGACAAAGTCCAGGCGCCAGTCGTCCTTGTCATAGTCCCAGGCGGCTTCGACACTGCTGTCGGTGGCCCCGAGCGGCTCCATGAACTGCATGTAGAGCCAGGGCGAGATGTCGAACAGAGGCGTGGGGTCAATTACCAGCGTGCCCACTGCGCCTGTTTGTGCGGCCTGAGTCGCGGCAGCGCTACCCAACGCGGGGAGGGCGCGAACGAATGCTCGGCGATCGATTCCTTGACCGGACATGGGCTGCACCTCTGGAAGAGTTACCGTCCTTATCCTACTTCACGGCTATCGAGCAGGTTTCTAGCGTTGGATCTCATCAAAGAACTGCTCCAGGGCGAGGCGTACGAGTTGGCTTCTGGTCCGCACCTCGGTCTTTGCGAAGAGTTGCTGGAGTGAGGCCTTCACGGCGCTCTCAGAGATCTGCAACTGGCTGGCGATCTCCTTGTTGGACAGGCCTTCCAGCAAGCATCGCAGTATCTGCTTGTCCCTCTCGGTGAGGCGCGTGGCTGGAACCGCCGGAGCGGCGGTGCCGGACTGCACCAGGGTGCGAAGGTACTCCTGCTCGATCAGAATGCGACCGGCCGCGACCTCGCGAATGCAACGGTGCAGGGCTTCGGGTGACTGGTGCTTGTGGAAAATTCCGGAGACGCCTTCCCGGATGAGCAGCAGCGCTTCGCTATCGGGCAGGCCCGCGGTGACGAGGAGTGTCCTGCCTGTGAACCTCCGCGCGCGCAGCTGCTCCAGGAGATGCACGGCGGTGCTCTCGCCCAAGTCGTAGTCCAGGATCAGTACATCCGGCGATATCTTGGGAATCGATTCGAGGGCAGTCTCCGCCGAACCGGCGGCACCGGCCACCTGAAGAGTCTCGTCGGAGGCCAGCAGCCGGATGAGTCCCTCCCGGAAGAGGGCGTGGTCATCCACGATGAACAAGCGAATCGGCTGCTCCGGCCGCGATGGGTGGGACTCCACCATCATTCAGTCTCCTTACCGGTTTTAGTGTCAGGTCAAAGCGGCAGCCTGAGGTCTGCGGGACGTGGATGAGGTCACCCGAAAAACTACGGGCCAGTGCCCGGGAAATGTACAGCCCCAGCCCTGAGCCATCGGAGCCCGAGCGGAAGGGGTGAAATAGGGTTTCCGGCTGGGCTACGCCCGGTCCGGAGTCGATGAAACAGATCCTGACCACATCGTCCTTCAGGTCCACCTCAATTCTGAGGGTCCTCGCCGCGCTGCCTTCCACGGCTCGCAAGGAGTTCTGCGCGAGGTTGAGAAAGATCTGCAGCAGGCCATGTGAATCGGCCTGCACTTCGGGTAGGTTGGGCGGCAGTAGCCATTCGATCTGCCCGTCGATCTCCCGCCAATCCGTCTCCACGACGACGCGCAGGTTGTCCAGGACCGCTCCAAGCGAGGCCGATCGAGCCATCACGTTCTTCGCCAGCTCAAACGAGGCCAGCTTCGTCAGGCCGCCGATCAGTTGGTTGAGCGCCTGAAAATCGGCGTCGGCCGCGACGTCCGGACGCCGGCCCAGATTCGACGCCACCATGGACGCGGCAGAGCATAAATTCCGGATTTCGTGCGAGACGGCGCCGGCGAGCAGGCGATTGTAACTCAGCACATGGCGGAAGTTCTCCATCTCGCGATCGCGGACCTCCTCGGACACGTCCACGACGATTGCCGCCAGGTGATGGTCCGGCCCATCGCCATAGGTGGAAAACCAGGTGGCGATGGGGAACACGGTGCCGTCGGCGCGTTTGGCCCATGTCCAGGCAGAGGTTCGGACTTGGCGCTGTCCGGCATGCAGTTTCACCGCGCTGCCCAGCGTGGGCACCAGTCCGCCGATGTCACGGTCCATCAGCGTGCCCGGGGTAGTTACCGCAAAGATGTCGTGGGCGGCCCGGTTGGCGGCGATGACCTTCCCGTCGTGATCCAGCGTGAGGATCGCGGCCGGGCTGCTTTCGGCCAGAATTCTGAGCTGCTCTTCCGCGCGACGCCGCAACTCCTGTTCCAACTTCAACCGCGCGTAGTGGGCGATCACGATCCGCCGGTTGCGGCTCATCTCAAAGATGAGCAGGCCCACCCCGGCATAGGCAAAAAGGGCCATGGTGTAGCGCAGCAGGAACTCCAGTCCCGTGTACTGCGGGGTGAAGAGCCCACGCAGGAAGGCGCAGATCACTGCTACGGCAAAGATCTGCCAACGGCTTAAGGCCGTGGCCGCGACGGCGATAGGAAAGACGTAGAAGATTCCGAGTGATACGTCGAGCTTGGAACGCCACTCGAAAAGGACCAGAATCGCCACGAGGACAGCCGCGAGCGGCACGACCGTGCGTGGTCTGAGTACTGTTTCTGAAAGGGGGACCCCCAGAATTGACAGCCTCGTCGGCAAGTAGAGTCTCCTTCCTGGCGCATGCTGTCTTTCTACCTCAGACGATCGAGTTCTTACTTTCGATACCAATCTTACGATAGACAAGAGATAGCCCGGTGTCGCGATTGATTCCCAACCGATATCTGGCCGCAAGCCGGCGCGGCGGGTAGTGTGGGAGCAGACACCATGATTGTTCGCGACCACCTTCCACTCAAGCGAATCTGGCCGCAGGTATCGCAGCGGCTGTTACTGCTTCTCCTGTTCGACGTCTCCATCAGCGTGCTCTACACCGTTGGAGGCTTCACTTTCCTGGCGATCCCGTCCATCCCCCTGGCTCCTATGGCAGGGGCGTTGAGTATCTTCCTGGCGTTTCGAACCAACTCGGCGTATGGCCGATGGTGGGAGGCGCGCACATTATGGGGTGGTTTGGTGAACAGTTCCCGGACGTTTGCCAGACAGACCCTGACGTTGATCGACGGCAATGCGGATGATCTGGCCTGCGCCTCCGACCTGCGCAATCGGCTGGTGCGCCTGCAGATCAGTTTTGTGCGTGCGCTACGTTGCCACCTGCGGCGGCAGAATCCGTTCCCCGAACTTGAGCGGCTGCTCCCGCAGGAGGTCACCAGTCGACTGCGTGGTCATACCAACGTGCCGTCCGCGATTCTGCTGGAATCGGGCACGGTGTTGCGTCGGGCGAAAGAGGAGGGCCGCCTCGACTCTTTCCGATGGGTCGCGCTGGAGAGTACGCTTACGGAACTGACCAACATCCTGGGCGGTTGCGAGCGCATCAAGAACACACCGCTGCCGCGTCAGCACGACTACTTTCCGCGCATCCTCGTCATGGCGTTCTGCCTGATGCTGCCGTTTGCCCTGGTCGAGGGTCTGCGTATGTTGACGCCCATCGCATCGACCTTGATCAGCTTCATCCTCGTGGCGCTCGACACGGTGGGACGCGAGATCGAGGCGCCGTTTGACAACACGGTTCACGACACACCAATGACCAGTCTATCGAGGACCATAGAGATCAACCTGTTTCAACAACTGGGCGAGCGCTGTGTGCCCGCCGAAGTCCACCCCGTCGACGGCTTCGTTTACTAGCCAAATCTGAGACAAGGAGAACCCCGATGAGGAATCAATTTGGGAGACGTCTGCTCTTTCCCACGAGCTTTTCCGATGCCTGTTTCCGCACGACGCCCGTACTCTCTGAGTGGATGGACGACCCCGACGCGCGGCTGACGCTGCTGCACGTCTACGACGCGAAGAAGAACGGGCGGCGGGAGATCGAGCGGCAGTTGCAGTCGTTCTTCGCCGAGGCCGATCAGTATGGCCGCTGCGAGCGTGTGCTGTTGGCCGGAGATCCGAAAACACAGATTCTGGAGCATTGCCGGCGGCACCGGTACGACCTGTTGTTCCTGCCCGCGTCGGAGCCCACGGGGTTCCCGCGGATCGGGCACCGGTCGCTGCGGGCGAGCCTCCTACGAGAGGGGCACGTGCCGGTCTGGACGAACTCCGACTTTTCGCGGAGCGGCGCGCTGAGGCAGTCGCCGAAGAATGTCGCCTACGTGATGACGAACGAGCCGGACTGGAAGGAGCACTGCGTGGAGGCCGCGGCGGCGGCGGCGCGCTGGAATTCCGTATTCCACGTCATCTACATATTCCCGGTGCCCGATGTGGATGACGGTACGCTGGCGAGCGACCTGTTCACCGGCCGGGAAACGGGTCCGCTGGAGGCGCTGCGGGCGATCGTCTCGCGGTTGCCCGTGACTTTCAAGGTGCACACCTCGACGGGCCACGAGCGGTTTGAGGTACGGCGGCTGCTGAAGGACGCCCACGCCGACATTGCCTTCATCAGCAGCACTCGGGCGATGACGCGGGGGCTATTCGGTTTGCGGATGAGCCCGATCCTCAACTCCGTCCAGTGCCAGTTTGTGTGCTTCCCGGACAATCCGAGACCGGAAGTGCTGGAGCAACCCAGGTTGGTGGACCAGCTGGCCTTGCCGGATGCGGGCTAGCGTGCAGGGGACGCTGCTGAAGAGATGGCCGAGTGCGCGGAGGCCAGGGCTGCCTGGGCCGCGCCGGCCAGCAGCGTGTTGTCGACGCCCAGGGCGATCATGGTGTAGCCGTCGTCCAGGGCTTGGCCGATGTTTTGGGGCGTGGGATGCACCAGGTGCATCCCCGCCGCGATGCCGCGGCTGTTGCAGGACGAGCGGAAGGTGCTCAAGGCCTGCACCATCTCCGGGCAGTCGAGCTGGCCGGTCTTGCCGAACGAGCCGCTGAGGTCGAGCGGGCCGATGAAGGCTCCGTCGACGCCCGGCACGTCGAGGATCCCATCCAGTGCCTCAATCCCATCGCGGTGCTCGATCTGCATCACGATGGCGATCTCCTTGTTCGCTTCCTGGATGTATGGGGTGAAGTCGAGGCCGTGCGAATTCGACCGGCTATAACCATAGCCGCGGCGCCCCAGCGGAGGGTACTTGGCCTGGTCCATGGCGGCCCGCGCTTCGGCCTGTGAGTTCACCATGGGGATGATGAGTCCACCCGCCCCGGCGTCCAGAACGCGTTTGATCCAGATGGGGTCGTTGAAGGGGAGGCGGGCGACGGGCACCGCGTCATAGCGCTCGATGGCGCGAAACAGGCCGGCGGTCGACTCCAGGTCGATGACGCCGTGCTCGAGATCCACAGCGATCCAGTCGAAACCCACGCGGCCGAAGACCTCGGCGATGGCCGGATGGCCCATCTGAATCCAGGCGCCGAAGGTGGGCGTGCGGTCGAGCAGTGCTTTGCGAAAACGGTTCTTCATGACTTTTTCCCGGGGTCACAGGCGTCCAGCATTTCGTCGGTGATGAATCTGCCCAGCAGGTAATGCTTGCGGTCGGGGTACCAGAGATAGCGCTTGCCCCTGGACTCGAAGTAGCTGGTGTAGGTGGCGATTTCGGTGCGTTTCTCGGTGCCGAGCGGTTCGGCGTGGTTGTCCACAAGGATGCGCGGCTTCCCGAAGTGGATAGGTTGTACGGGGTGGTTAGGCACTTCCCGGCCCACCGTGTACCAGGCGGGCGTACGGTTCTTCAGCCAGGCTCCGGGCCCCGAGGGTCCGCCGTCGTTGTTGAAAAAGACGAGCAGGAAGCGGCCGTCGCCCACGCGATAGAGCGGGCAGGGGGCGATGGGGTTCAGGATCGGTTGGCCTTCCGGTTCGTAACAGAGCGGGCGCGGGGTGCCCCAGGTGCGGGCGCCGTCGGGGGAGAGCGCGAAGTAGACCTTGCCGGTATAAGTCCGCATGACGCAGAGCATGCGGCCGTCCTTCAGGGCGTGCAGCGTCGGCTCCTGGATGATGCTCTTCTTTGGCTCCGGTTCGGCGTAGAGCCGGATGCCCGGGCCTTTGGGGTAGGTGGTCACCTGGAGCTTGGCAAGGTCCTTCTCGCGCAGGATGTTGTCGAAGGACAGGAAGGCGACTTCGGTATTGCGGCCCCAGTTGCGAGGATCGGGATCCGCGGCCTTGCTGGCCCAGCGGGTGAAGCCGGCGATGACGCGGCCGTCCGCGGCGTAGAGCGGGTTCTGATAGACGATCCAGGTCTCGGGGATTTTGGGGTCGGGGTGGCTGAAGTCGGTGCGGCCGACGGGGTAGTCGTGGAATTCGCGGCTCCAGGTCTGGCCGCCGTCCTCGGACCACTTGATGCGCAGGGCTCCGGTGTCGGCGGGACGGACGTCCTGGATGCCGATGTTCTTGTTGTAGACGCAGTAGACGCGCTTCAACTTGGGGGCGACGATGGGGAACGCCCAACTGGCTACGCCGACCATGCGCGCATCGCCGGGTTGGGGGCCGTCGACTTCGATAGGGGTGGACCAGGTGTGGCCCTGATCCGTCGAACGGCTGCTGACAATGCGGTGATTCGGAGCGTTTTCGCCGGCGCCCTGGGTCCAGATGGCGAGGAATGCGCCGTCGGGCAGGGCGACTACCTGGAAGTGCTGATTCGTATTGTCGGCGCCGCCGGGTTTCTCCGGAATGTAGACCTTCAGGTCGGGCTTGGAGACGGCCCAGGGTGGGTCTTCGACGGCCTGTAGACAGGTGGCCAACGGAAGGGCCAGGAAGGAGCGGCGTTGGATCATGGCGGTCCTTTCTTACACGTTGCCGTGACGGGGCAGCGTCTTGAGCACCTCGGGATTGAGGAGATTCATCTGTTCGAATGCGCCCGCTTCCGCCAGGATGATGTTGTGCAGGGCTTGCTGCGCCATACGAGCATTCGCGTCGGCGGTGTTGCTGCCGATGTGTGGTGTGAGGACGGTATTCGGCAGTGTGCGCAGGTCCTTATCCGGATCTACGGGGACATACGGTTCCGTTTCGAAGACATCGAGGGCAGCACCGGCCAACGTGCCTTGCACGAGAGCGTCGTAGACAGCGGATTCGTCCACCACCGCACCTCGGGCGGTATTGATGAGCCAGGCTCCGGGTGGGAGCAGCGCGAGGCGCTGCTGGTTCATGAAGTGGGCGTTGGCCGGCGTGGCTGGGATGTGGAGGCTCACGAAGTCGGCTTGGGAGAGGGCCTGGACGGGGTCGTTCGTGAGTTTCGTGAAGTAGCCGGGCTCGGGCGGCGCGGTGTGCTGGATGACGCCGAGGACGCGCATGTCGAAGGCGGCGGTGGCGATGCGGGCTACGGCGGATCCAATGGGTCCGCAGCCGATGATGGCGAGGGTCTTGCCGCGCAGTTCGCGTCCACCGACCGGGGCCCACAAGCGGTTGGACATGGCGGCGGCGACACGTGTCGTGTGGCGGGCGGCGGCGAGGAGCAGCGAGATGGTGTGCTCGGCTACCGATTCGTTTAGGACGCCCGGGGTGTTGGTGCAGAGGATGCCCGCACGGGTGGCCCGGGTCTTGTCGATGCCGTCGTGGCCGACTCCGAAGCGAGCGAGGACGGATCCGGGCTGCAACGCCTCATATAAGGAAGAGCGGTAGGTGTGGATGCCGACGATGGCGTGGCGAGCGTTGTGTTGCTGGATGGCGGCGCAGAGGTCGGCTTCGGAGGGGGCGGATGGGCTGCAGGTGACGCCGGAGGATTGGAAGATTTGGGTTGCTTTGGTGAACTCGGGTTCAGTGACGAGTATTGGTCGCACGATTGAGATATCAGAATACTTCAATAAGTAATCGAAGACAAGCGTGCATTTTATGTTTTCTGATATCTCACTAGCTTGCCGAGAGCACGGATCGGGCGTAAACTGGCTGCTGGTGATTCCATGAACTCCTTTGCCGGCAATCTGACCGAACAAGTCTATACGACCATCCGCAACCGGATCCTGCGTGGTGAGCTACGGTTTGGGACAGGGCTTTCGCGCCGTGTGCTGGCTGAAGAGCTGGGTGTCAGCATCGTCCCTGTGGGTGACGCCCTGCAAAGGCTTGAAAGCGATGGGCTTGTGGAGAGCCGGCCGCGGGTTGGAACGCGCGTGCGCATCCCAACGGCACGTTCGATCCGGGGGCATTACATTCTGCGCGAGGCGTTGGAAACCCAGGCGGCCCGGATCTTTGCGGAGAAGGCGAGCCCCGAAGAGAAAGACGAAATCGTGCGCATGGCACACCAGCTCGACGCGCTGCATGTGCTTCAGATTCCCGAAGATGACTCCGGGCGAGACCGGCTGTTCGAGATCCACCGCTTTCACATGCGATTCCATATGCGGATCGCCGAGTGTACTGGCTGCGACGAACTGTGCCAGGCCGTTGAAAAAAATCAGGTTCTGATCTTCAACTGGCTCTATGACACAGCGCTGGGCAATCAACCGCCTCCGGCTGCCTGGCACTCGCAATTGGCGGAAGTGTTGATCACAGGCGGCCCGGAGCAGGCCGACGCGGCGATGCGGCGCCACACCCGCTATCGGATGGAAGAAGTGCTGGCCCAGATGGAGCCGTACTTCGGGTGGAACGAATCGCATGTCCAGACGTTCTCCAAGCGTTCGCGGCGCCATGGCCAGCCGCAGGCCGCCACCGCTCCAGAAACCCC is a window from the uncultured Paludibaculum sp. genome containing:
- a CDS encoding alpha-L-arabinofuranosidase — encoded protein: MSGQGIDRRAFVRALPALGSAAATQAAQTGAVGTLVIDPTPLFDISPWLYMQFMEPLGATDSSVEAAWDYDKDDWRLDFVEATRDLAPDVVRFGGLYSRHYKWREGIGPASKRPSIRNYFWGGKETNRVGTHEFVDYCRRVGAEPLYCVNFLADGEQRFHNTPEGDRTADAREAADWVSYANDPGNAERRKNGAANPLNIRLWQIGNETSYGEATFSREQSIQHTIEFARAMRQRDPSIQLIGWGDRHKKTEDLWAGELLKQAGEHIDMVAIHLMGQSPKRPDTVLKGLRYQKEPERAWEELLELSNNVETRVKELEDVIIASGLKKGIAVTEGHLSLAPHNANPILAEWLTAAYHARSLNIYQRHGALVKIATAADFQGNRWTVNALTLQTPRGITYPMPVGSIARLFKRYNGKQGVAVSSAPSGLDIAASRADNRIYLHVANLNYRGSVEAAFAVKGKAIQGGRVVAIAPDDLRQYVGLDQPGAFKPKETALAAGPAPKWTFPAGSVSAVELELSVV
- a CDS encoding response regulator transcription factor — protein: MMVESHPSRPEQPIRLFIVDDHALFREGLIRLLASDETLQVAGAAGSAETALESIPKISPDVLILDYDLGESTAVHLLEQLRARRFTGRTLLVTAGLPDSEALLLIREGVSGIFHKHQSPEALHRCIREVAAGRILIEQEYLRTLVQSGTAAPAVPATRLTERDKQILRCLLEGLSNKEIASQLQISESAVKASLQQLFAKTEVRTRSQLVRLALEQFFDEIQR
- a CDS encoding ATP-binding protein yields the protein MPLAAVLVAILVLFEWRSKLDVSLGIFYVFPIAVAATALSRWQIFAVAVICAFLRGLFTPQYTGLEFLLRYTMALFAYAGVGLLIFEMSRNRRIVIAHYARLKLEQELRRRAEEQLRILAESSPAAILTLDHDGKVIAANRAAHDIFAVTTPGTLMDRDIGGLVPTLGSAVKLHAGQRQVRTSAWTWAKRADGTVFPIATWFSTYGDGPDHHLAAIVVDVSEEVRDREMENFRHVLSYNRLLAGAVSHEIRNLCSAASMVASNLGRRPDVAADADFQALNQLIGGLTKLASFELAKNVMARSASLGAVLDNLRVVVETDWREIDGQIEWLLPPNLPEVQADSHGLLQIFLNLAQNSLRAVEGSAARTLRIEVDLKDDVVRICFIDSGPGVAQPETLFHPFRSGSDGSGLGLYISRALARSFSGDLIHVPQTSGCRFDLTLKPVRRLNDGGVPPIAAGAADSLVHRG
- a CDS encoding bestrophin family ion channel, coding for MIVRDHLPLKRIWPQVSQRLLLLLLFDVSISVLYTVGGFTFLAIPSIPLAPMAGALSIFLAFRTNSAYGRWWEARTLWGGLVNSSRTFARQTLTLIDGNADDLACASDLRNRLVRLQISFVRALRCHLRRQNPFPELERLLPQEVTSRLRGHTNVPSAILLESGTVLRRAKEEGRLDSFRWVALESTLTELTNILGGCERIKNTPLPRQHDYFPRILVMAFCLMLPFALVEGLRMLTPIASTLISFILVALDTVGREIEAPFDNTVHDTPMTSLSRTIEINLFQQLGERCVPAEVHPVDGFVY
- a CDS encoding universal stress protein, whose amino-acid sequence is MRNQFGRRLLFPTSFSDACFRTTPVLSEWMDDPDARLTLLHVYDAKKNGRREIERQLQSFFAEADQYGRCERVLLAGDPKTQILEHCRRHRYDLLFLPASEPTGFPRIGHRSLRASLLREGHVPVWTNSDFSRSGALRQSPKNVAYVMTNEPDWKEHCVEAAAAAARWNSVFHVIYIFPVPDVDDGTLASDLFTGRETGPLEALRAIVSRLPVTFKVHTSTGHERFEVRRLLKDAHADIAFISSTRAMTRGLFGLRMSPILNSVQCQFVCFPDNPRPEVLEQPRLVDQLALPDAG
- a CDS encoding aldolase/citrate lyase family protein; protein product: MKNRFRKALLDRTPTFGAWIQMGHPAIAEVFGRVGFDWIAVDLEHGVIDLESTAGLFRAIERYDAVPVARLPFNDPIWIKRVLDAGAGGLIIPMVNSQAEARAAMDQAKYPPLGRRGYGYSRSNSHGLDFTPYIQEANKEIAIVMQIEHRDGIEALDGILDVPGVDGAFIGPLDLSGSFGKTGQLDCPEMVQALSTFRSSCNSRGIAAGMHLVHPTPQNIGQALDDGYTMIALGVDNTLLAGAAQAALASAHSAISSAASPAR
- a CDS encoding sialidase family protein — encoded protein: MIQRRSFLALPLATCLQAVEDPPWAVSKPDLKVYIPEKPGGADNTNQHFQVVALPDGAFLAIWTQGAGENAPNHRIVSSRSTDQGHTWSTPIEVDGPQPGDARMVGVASWAFPIVAPKLKRVYCVYNKNIGIQDVRPADTGALRIKWSEDGGQTWSREFHDYPVGRTDFSHPDPKIPETWIVYQNPLYAADGRVIAGFTRWASKAADPDPRNWGRNTEVAFLSFDNILREKDLAKLQVTTYPKGPGIRLYAEPEPKKSIIQEPTLHALKDGRMLCVMRTYTGKVYFALSPDGARTWGTPRPLCYEPEGQPILNPIAPCPLYRVGDGRFLLVFFNNDGGPSGPGAWLKNRTPAWYTVGREVPNHPVQPIHFGKPRILVDNHAEPLGTEKRTEIATYTSYFESRGKRYLWYPDRKHYLLGRFITDEMLDACDPGKKS
- a CDS encoding NAD(P)-dependent oxidoreductase is translated as MRPILVTEPEFTKATQIFQSSGVTCSPSAPSEADLCAAIQQHNARHAIVGIHTYRSSLYEALQPGSVLARFGVGHDGIDKTRATRAGILCTNTPGVLNESVAEHTISLLLAAARHTTRVAAAMSNRLWAPVGGRELRGKTLAIIGCGPIGSAVARIATAAFDMRVLGVIQHTAPPEPGYFTKLTNDPVQALSQADFVSLHIPATPANAHFMNQQRLALLPPGAWLINTARGAVVDESAVYDALVQGTLAGAALDVFETEPYVPVDPDKDLRTLPNTVLTPHIGSNTADANARMAQQALHNIILAEAGAFEQMNLLNPEVLKTLPRHGNV
- a CDS encoding GntR family transcriptional regulator, with protein sequence MNSFAGNLTEQVYTTIRNRILRGELRFGTGLSRRVLAEELGVSIVPVGDALQRLESDGLVESRPRVGTRVRIPTARSIRGHYILREALETQAARIFAEKASPEEKDEIVRMAHQLDALHVLQIPEDDSGRDRLFEIHRFHMRFHMRIAECTGCDELCQAVEKNQVLIFNWLYDTALGNQPPPAAWHSQLAEVLITGGPEQADAAMRRHTRYRMEEVLAQMEPYFGWNESHVQTFSKRSRRHGQPQAATAPETPASSEGVE